Sequence from the Rhizobium favelukesii genome:
CCCGCACCAGATCGCGCATCGCCTCATGTGCGGTATCTGGTATCCAAACAGCGCTCAGCTCCCCGGCGCGATGAAGCCTAGCCAGATTGTTGGCATCCCGCCGGTCTGTCTTGATGCGATCGCCAGGCTTTCGAGGAATCAAAGACGGAGCGACGACCACGCAGTCATGACCTGCGGCAGACAGCTGCCGCTGAATGCCGTAGCCGCAGGGTCCTGCTTCGTAGCAGAACTTCAGTATCCGCCCCGGCTGCGAAAGCCTCGACAGCATATGCGCCAGAGCTGCAGGGTTATTTACAATCTGGCCGAATGCACGCACGTCGCCCACCGCCATCGGCAAGTGCCACCGCGATCGTCTCTTTGTGAACATCCAATCCGACATATGTGATAGTCTCTTCCACGGCCCGTCTCCTATGCATGAGGCTCTGTGCGAGGATAACTCACGCAACCCTCGATGCCTGCATATTGTGAGACGGGTCGCCCGGTCCCAGGCGAACATTTAGTCTAGCAGGCTGTTGAAAAAGGCCCTGGTGTGAAGACTTTGGTCGTGATTGATTGGCTTTGTCGAGATTCGGAGTTGATGGATGCGCGGCGGCGATGTTAGAACGGGTCAACTCTTCAGCTATGTCGATCTGGAGGATCGCGTTCGCAAAGATCATCCGCTACGGGCAATTCGCCGGATTGTGAACGATGCGCTCGTTTCACTGGAAGGGGAGTTCGCTGCGCTTTATTCGCCAATTGGGCGACCATCAATTGCGCCTGAGAAGCTTCTCCGTGCCATGCTTTTGCAAGCGTTCTATTCGATCCGTTCCGAGCGACTTTTGATGGAGCGATTGGAATACGACCTTCTATTCCGCTGGTTCGTCGACATTGGTATTGATGATCCAGCTTGGGACCATTCGGTGTTTTCGAAGAACCGCGACCGCTTGCTGAAAGGTGACATCGCCGCGAAGTTCCTGGGCGCAATTCTTTCGGTCCCACAAAGCGGGAGCAGTCCGGCGATGCAACGGCAGGCGTTGCCGGAGGACGCGTGTCAGACCCTCACGGCTCTCATAGTGCGACTACTTGTAAACCACGCAAACGGCGAGAGCGCCTCGCAGCAGTCGGAGGCTGGTTACGATGCATGCGAATCGGGCCACACCACTTGGAACGCAAGACCATCCTGTATGTCCGCCAGTCCTCGGCCCGTCACGCTCTGCACAATTGCGAAAGCAGCGTCTTGCAATATGCGATGCGCGGCCGGCTGACAGCACTTGAATGGTCGCGTATCAACACGGTGGATGACGATCTTGGCCGTTCGCTGGTCAACGGTCTGGAGCCCAGAGCAGGTTGCGCATAGGCGTAGGCCCGATTCCCCGAAGATCCGGGCCATGCACATCAGCCATGATGGCATTTACCAAGCGCTGTAGGGGACGTCGGCACTGCGTCGGGAGTTGGGCGCCAGCTGCGGTCCGGACGCGCTTTGCGCATGCCTCGGCAACGGACCATTCAAACAGCTCGTATGGTAAAGTAGCTCGAGGATGCGATACGCGGTTAAGTTTGGCAACGCGCGTCAGCCAGCGTTTTCCTCAACATTGATGTGAAATGGACACGGCAACATCCGGTACATGGATGCCTCCTATCAAAACAATCGATTTCTTCAGTCGCCAGGCAGAGCATAATAGTGGGCAGGTGGCATCGTGCGATGCGTCAAAAGGAGCATACAAATAATGAATTTCACTTCCCCGATCGAAATTCCAGGTAGCCCTGAGTTGCTTGATGTCATCGACCTGACTCCCCGCGATGACCTGACTCCCCGCGACCTGGACCCCAAGCCCATCGGCTCCGTGGCGGAGCCTTTCAACCCCGACCCGGGGTCCCGGATGGGGCCCGATCGGCCCGATCTCCCCGAACCCGACTACCCTGACCCGGACCCCGAACCCTGGCCCGACCACCGCGATCTCCCCGAACCCGACCACGGCTCCGCCCCTGACAGACCCGTAAACTTGGGGCCCGGCAACAACATATTCACGGGGACCAATGGCGATGACCGCATTTTGGCCAACGGCGGCAATGACTGGATCTTCGCTGGGCTAGGCAACGACATCGTTTTAGGGCAGGACGGTAACGACACGCTCTATGGCAACTACTCGTATTCGTCGTCTCGCGGTGTCGGCTCAGAGGGGGATGGCGATTATCTCAATGGCGGCGACGGCGACGATCGCCTTGTCGCCGGTGACGGTCCAGATACTCTGACTGGCGGCGCTGATCACGACCGGTTCGTATTCTCGTTCCATGACCCGATGTCCGAACCCTCGTTAGATCGCCTGAACGTCACCAGTGTTACGGATTTCAACCCGACCGAGGACAAGATCGTACTGGACGCTGCTGACTTCGACTCTCTTGGCCGACCACCCTTGGAGCAGGGAAC
This genomic interval carries:
- a CDS encoding calcium-binding protein, with amino-acid sequence MNFTSPIEIPGSPELLDVIDLTPRDDLTPRDLDPKPIGSVAEPFNPDPGSRMGPDRPDLPEPDYPDPDPEPWPDHRDLPEPDHGSAPDRPVNLGPGNNIFTGTNGDDRILANGGNDWIFAGLGNDIVLGQDGNDTLYGNYSYSSSRGVGSEGDGDYLNGGDGDDRLVAGDGPDTLTGGADHDRFVFSFHDPMSEPSLDRLNVTSVTDFNPTEDKIVLDAADFDSLGRPPLEQGTVGNFINGRSPIFFTDRSFASASEAANAASHEVRGDILVYCDANGSGAVLAYVDGENTAHEFGYLENKTMADLASMTSNNFEYC